A single genomic interval of Neisseria leonii harbors:
- a CDS encoding valine--tRNA ligase has protein sequence MLNKYNPAEIEAKHYQHWENQGYFRPHMQPGESFSVQLPPPNVTGTLHMGHAFNQTIMDGLTRYYRMKGRNTCWIPGTDHAGIATQIVVERQLAEQGISRHDLGREKFLEKVWEWKEQSGGTITQQMRRMGCSADWSREYFTMDSVRADTVTEVFVRLFEQGLIYRGKRLVNWDPVLGTAVSDLEVESVEEQGSMWHIRYPVADRPSESVIVATTRPETLLGDVAVAVHPEDERYAHLVGKELLLPLTGRTIPVIADEYVDKDFGTGCVKITPAHDFNDYEVGKRHDTRLINVFDLEAKVLAEAEVFNYKGEVQTAVALPEAYAGLDRFAARKQIVADLDAQGLLAEVKPHTLMTPKGDRTGSVIEPMLTSQWFVAMSAVPNGGEPESEFQGMSLAQKARHAVDSGQVKFIPENWVNTYNQWMNNIQDWCISRQLWWGHQIPAWYDADGRVFVARNQAEAEKLAGKTGLTRDEDVLDTWFSSALVPFSTLGWPSETDELKAFLPSSVLVTGYEIIFFWVARMIMMTTHFTGKVPFQDVYIHGMVRDHEGRKMSKSEGNVIDPVDLIDGIELEPLLIKRTTGLRRPEKAPQVIEATKKLFPEGIPVFGTDALRFTMASYASLGRSINFDFKRAEGYRNFCNKLWNATNFVLMNVENRDCGLDESAPRAYTFADQWIIGRLQQVETAVAEAFDTYRFDLAAQTLYEFVWNDFCDWYIELAKVQIQTGCPATQRTTRHTLVCVLEVILRLLHPIMPYITEELWQTVAPLAGAKHTDSIMTAAWPRAEPEKIVQTAFDKMAALQDLIGAVRNLRGEMGIAPNVKAPLFIEGNADESLLKYLPSMTRLTEAKPVGVLPEGEDAPVAVCNGVRLMLKVEIDKAAETARLNKEAEKLQKALDKLTAKLAKPGYTEKAPAHLVAKDQAELADLQDKAAKVAAQLAKLQNG, from the coding sequence ATGTTAAACAAATACAATCCCGCCGAAATCGAAGCCAAGCATTATCAGCATTGGGAAAACCAAGGTTATTTCCGGCCGCATATGCAGCCGGGCGAGTCGTTTTCCGTCCAACTGCCGCCGCCGAATGTTACCGGTACGCTGCACATGGGTCATGCCTTCAATCAAACGATTATGGACGGCCTGACGCGCTATTACCGCATGAAAGGCCGCAACACCTGCTGGATTCCCGGAACAGACCACGCGGGCATTGCCACGCAGATTGTGGTGGAACGCCAATTGGCCGAACAGGGCATTTCGCGCCACGATTTGGGGCGGGAAAAGTTTTTGGAAAAAGTGTGGGAATGGAAGGAGCAGTCCGGCGGCACGATTACGCAGCAGATGCGCCGCATGGGCTGTTCGGCCGATTGGAGCCGCGAATATTTCACGATGGACAGCGTGCGTGCCGACACGGTTACCGAAGTGTTCGTGCGCCTGTTTGAGCAGGGGCTGATTTACCGCGGCAAGCGTTTGGTGAACTGGGATCCCGTGCTGGGTACGGCCGTTTCCGATTTGGAAGTGGAAAGCGTGGAAGAGCAGGGGTCGATGTGGCATATCCGTTATCCTGTGGCGGACAGGCCGTCTGAAAGCGTGATTGTGGCGACCACGCGCCCCGAAACGCTGCTGGGCGATGTGGCGGTGGCCGTCCACCCCGAAGATGAACGGTATGCCCATCTGGTCGGCAAAGAGCTGCTGCTGCCGCTGACGGGGCGTACCATTCCCGTGATTGCCGATGAATATGTGGATAAAGACTTCGGCACCGGCTGCGTGAAAATCACGCCCGCCCACGATTTCAACGACTACGAAGTCGGTAAGCGCCACGATACCCGATTAATCAATGTATTTGATTTGGAAGCCAAAGTATTGGCCGAAGCCGAAGTGTTCAACTATAAAGGCGAGGTTCAGACGGCTGTTGCCCTGCCCGAAGCCTATGCCGGCCTCGACCGCTTTGCCGCGCGCAAACAAATCGTTGCCGATTTGGACGCACAAGGGCTGTTGGCCGAAGTGAAGCCGCATACACTGATGACGCCCAAGGGCGACCGCACCGGCTCCGTTATCGAGCCGATGCTCACCAGCCAATGGTTTGTCGCCATGTCTGCCGTACCAAACGGCGGCGAACCCGAGAGCGAGTTCCAAGGCATGAGCCTCGCGCAAAAAGCCAGACACGCAGTGGACAGCGGGCAGGTGAAATTTATCCCCGAAAACTGGGTCAATACCTACAACCAGTGGATGAACAACATCCAAGACTGGTGTATCTCGCGCCAATTGTGGTGGGGGCATCAGATTCCCGCCTGGTACGATGCAGACGGCCGTGTTTTTGTCGCCCGCAATCAGGCCGAGGCGGAAAAGCTGGCGGGCAAAACCGGCCTGACGCGCGACGAGGATGTACTCGATACTTGGTTCTCCTCCGCTCTCGTGCCGTTTTCCACACTCGGCTGGCCGTCTGAAACCGATGAACTGAAAGCTTTTCTTCCCTCAAGCGTGCTGGTAACCGGTTACGAAATCATCTTCTTCTGGGTGGCGCGCATGATTATGATGACCACCCACTTTACCGGCAAAGTGCCGTTTCAAGATGTGTACATTCACGGCATGGTGCGCGACCACGAAGGCAGAAAAATGTCCAAATCCGAGGGCAATGTGATTGACCCTGTGGATTTGATTGACGGCATCGAACTCGAACCGCTCCTGATTAAGCGTACCACCGGCCTGCGCCGTCCCGAAAAAGCACCGCAAGTCATTGAGGCGACGAAAAAACTCTTTCCGGAGGGCATTCCCGTATTCGGTACCGACGCGCTGCGCTTCACGATGGCCAGCTACGCCAGCCTGGGGCGCAGCATCAATTTCGACTTCAAACGCGCCGAAGGCTACCGCAACTTCTGCAACAAATTGTGGAATGCCACCAATTTCGTGCTGATGAATGTGGAAAACCGAGATTGCGGTTTGGACGAAAGCGCGCCGCGCGCCTATACCTTTGCCGACCAGTGGATTATCGGCCGCCTGCAGCAGGTGGAAACCGCCGTGGCCGAAGCGTTTGATACCTACCGTTTCGACCTGGCCGCGCAAACGCTGTACGAATTTGTGTGGAACGATTTCTGCGACTGGTATATCGAGCTGGCCAAAGTGCAGATTCAAACCGGCTGCCCGGCCACGCAGCGCACCACCCGCCATACACTTGTGTGCGTGTTGGAAGTGATTCTGCGCCTGCTGCACCCGATTATGCCCTACATTACCGAAGAGCTGTGGCAGACCGTTGCGCCGCTGGCCGGTGCCAAGCACACCGACAGTATTATGACTGCCGCATGGCCGCGTGCCGAGCCGGAAAAAATCGTTCAGACGGCCTTTGACAAAATGGCCGCGTTGCAGGATTTGATCGGCGCGGTGCGCAATCTGCGCGGTGAAATGGGCATTGCGCCGAATGTGAAAGCACCGCTGTTCATCGAAGGCAATGCCGACGAAAGCCTGCTCAAATACCTGCCGTCGATGACCCGCCTGACCGAAGCGAAGCCTGTCGGTGTCCTGCCCGAGGGTGAAGACGCCCCTGTCGCCGTCTGCAACGGCGTACGCCTGATGCTGAAAGTGGAAATCGACAAAGCCGCCGAAACCGCCCGCCTGAACAAAGAGGCGGAAAAACTGCAAAAAGCCTTGGACAAACTGACCGCCAAACTGGCCAAACCCGGCTACACCGAAAAAGCCCCCGCTCATCTGGTGGCCAAAGACCAAGCCGAATTGGCTGACTTGCAGGACAAAGCGGCCAAAGTCGCGGCACAGTTGGCGAAGCTGCAAAACGGATAA
- a CDS encoding ABC transporter ATP-binding protein, translated as MLELIRLHKTFGTKTVADHISLTVPAGRLLAVLGASGGGKTTLLHMAAGLVRPDSGQIRIGGRDVTGIPPERRRTGLMFQDYALFPHLTVAQNLAFGPAMHGIPAAERRTRITRILADIGLENEAQRMPDSLSGGEQQRAALARAMLIEPELLLLDEPYSNLDSHRRHDLRTLTLAQIRHRNIPAVLVTHDPAEALQMADEIALMQNGRIIQQGAPAELLHRPASADAARLLGLANVSPDHYIPPQAVRPSENGTPSRVSRILLHPQHSQIIVQHPEWGSLHMPLPPSAAVPETGSLLNISVDRTAVVIFDPAA; from the coding sequence ATGCTCGAACTGATACGCCTGCACAAAACTTTCGGCACCAAAACCGTAGCCGACCACATTTCGCTGACCGTTCCCGCCGGCCGCCTGCTGGCCGTATTGGGCGCATCGGGCGGCGGCAAAACCACCCTGCTGCACATGGCGGCGGGGCTGGTCCGACCCGACAGCGGGCAAATCCGCATCGGCGGCCGCGACGTTACCGGAATCCCGCCCGAACGCCGCCGCACCGGCCTGATGTTTCAGGACTACGCCCTGTTTCCCCATCTGACCGTGGCACAAAATCTGGCTTTCGGCCCGGCCATGCACGGTATCCCCGCCGCCGAACGCCGCACACGCATCACACGCATACTGGCCGACATCGGCTTGGAAAACGAAGCACAGCGTATGCCCGACAGCCTGTCCGGCGGCGAACAGCAGCGCGCGGCCTTGGCACGCGCCATGCTGATCGAACCGGAACTGCTGCTGTTGGACGAACCCTATTCCAATCTCGACAGCCACCGCCGCCACGACCTGCGCACGCTCACACTGGCCCAAATCCGCCACCGCAACATTCCCGCCGTACTGGTTACCCACGACCCAGCCGAAGCCCTGCAAATGGCCGACGAAATCGCCCTGATGCAGAACGGCCGCATCATTCAGCAGGGCGCACCCGCCGAACTGCTGCACCGTCCCGCCTCGGCCGACGCCGCCCGCCTGCTCGGCTTGGCCAATGTCTCGCCCGACCACTATATCCCGCCGCAGGCCGTCAGGCCGTCTGAAAACGGCACACCGTCGCGCGTCAGCCGGATCCTGCTCCACCCGCAACACAGCCAGATCATCGTGCAACACCCCGAATGGGGCAGCCTGCATATGCCGCTGCCGCCGTCTGCCGCCGTCCCCGAAACCGGCAGCCTGCTGAACATATCTGTGGACCGGACCGCCGTCGTCATATTCGACCCCGCCGCGTGA